One Actinoplanes missouriensis 431 DNA segment encodes these proteins:
- the thrS gene encoding threonine--tRNA ligase: MSAPRNPAVADPLVVPAGTTAADAVAAAGLPAHGPKAVVVVRDAEGRLRDLSWKPEADAEVVPVAIDEPDGLDVLRHSAAHVLAQAVQDVFPEAKLGIGPPIRDGFYYDFDVEKPFQPDDLGKLEKRMQEIVKAGQTFRRREYASLDEAKAELKDEPFKLELVDIKGDVDAEAAAVGAGELTHYDNLNKDGERVWGDLCRGPHLPSTRLIPAFKLMRSAAAYWRGSEKNPQLQRIYGTAWPSRDELKAYLNRLAEAERRDHRKLGTELDLFSFPDEIGSGLVVFHPKGGVIKREMEDYVRARHIEEGFQYVGTPHISKEGLFHTSGHLPYYADTMFPPMELEGANYYLKAMNCPMHNLIFRSRGRSYRELPLRLFEFGSVYRYEKSGVVHGLTRVRGLTQDDSHSYVTAEQAPGEIKHLLNFVRSLLDDFGLDDYYLELSTRDPNSDKFIGTDEQWEKATKVLADVAAESGLELVMDPGGAAFYGPKISVQAKDAIGRTWQMSTIQYDFNQPARFGLEFQAADGSRQEPVMIHSAKFGSIERFFGVLVEHYAGAFPAWLAPVQVVGIPIRDDHADYLQAFVERLRKEGIRAEVDYSTDRMQKKIRTAQQQKIPFMAIAGDDDVNGGTVSFRYRDGSQRNGVSIDEAVAHVVEVVRSRTNAGPSAV; this comes from the coding sequence GTGTCTGCACCCCGTAACCCCGCTGTGGCCGACCCTCTCGTCGTCCCGGCCGGGACTACGGCGGCCGACGCGGTGGCTGCCGCCGGTCTGCCGGCGCATGGGCCCAAGGCGGTCGTCGTCGTGCGGGACGCCGAGGGGCGGCTGCGTGACCTGAGCTGGAAGCCCGAGGCGGACGCCGAGGTGGTTCCGGTGGCGATCGACGAGCCGGACGGGCTGGACGTGCTGCGGCACTCGGCCGCGCACGTGCTCGCGCAGGCCGTGCAGGACGTGTTCCCGGAGGCGAAGCTCGGCATCGGGCCGCCGATCCGGGACGGTTTCTACTACGACTTCGACGTGGAGAAGCCGTTCCAGCCGGACGATCTCGGCAAGCTCGAGAAGCGGATGCAGGAGATCGTCAAGGCGGGGCAGACCTTCCGCCGGCGGGAGTACGCGTCGCTCGACGAGGCGAAGGCCGAGCTCAAGGACGAGCCGTTCAAGCTGGAGCTCGTCGACATCAAGGGTGACGTGGACGCCGAGGCCGCCGCGGTCGGCGCCGGGGAGCTCACCCACTACGACAACCTCAACAAGGACGGCGAGCGGGTCTGGGGTGACCTGTGCCGCGGGCCGCACCTGCCGTCGACCCGGCTGATCCCGGCGTTCAAGCTGATGCGCTCGGCCGCCGCCTACTGGCGTGGCTCGGAGAAGAACCCGCAGCTGCAGCGGATCTACGGCACCGCGTGGCCGTCCCGGGACGAGCTGAAGGCGTACCTGAACCGGCTCGCCGAGGCGGAGCGCCGCGACCACCGCAAGCTCGGCACCGAGCTCGACCTGTTCTCCTTCCCCGACGAGATCGGTTCCGGTCTCGTGGTCTTCCACCCCAAGGGCGGCGTGATCAAGCGGGAGATGGAGGACTACGTCCGGGCCCGGCACATCGAGGAGGGCTTCCAGTACGTCGGCACCCCGCACATCAGCAAGGAGGGCCTGTTCCACACCTCCGGCCACCTGCCGTACTACGCGGACACCATGTTCCCGCCGATGGAGCTCGAGGGCGCGAACTACTACCTCAAGGCGATGAACTGCCCGATGCACAACCTGATCTTCAGGTCGCGCGGGCGGTCCTACCGTGAGCTGCCGCTGCGCCTGTTCGAGTTCGGCTCGGTGTACCGGTACGAGAAGTCCGGCGTGGTGCACGGCCTCACCCGGGTGCGCGGGCTGACCCAGGACGACTCGCACTCGTACGTGACCGCCGAGCAGGCGCCGGGCGAGATCAAGCACCTGCTGAACTTCGTCCGCTCGCTGCTGGACGACTTCGGCCTGGACGACTACTACCTGGAGCTGTCCACCCGGGACCCGAACAGCGACAAGTTCATCGGCACCGACGAGCAGTGGGAGAAGGCCACCAAGGTCCTCGCGGACGTGGCGGCGGAGTCCGGGCTCGAGCTGGTCATGGACCCGGGCGGCGCGGCGTTCTACGGCCCGAAGATCAGCGTGCAGGCGAAGGACGCGATCGGCCGGACCTGGCAGATGTCGACCATTCAGTACGACTTCAACCAGCCGGCCCGGTTCGGACTGGAGTTCCAGGCGGCGGACGGTTCCCGCCAGGAGCCGGTGATGATCCACTCGGCGAAGTTCGGCTCGATCGAGCGGTTCTTCGGCGTGCTGGTCGAGCACTACGCGGGGGCGTTCCCGGCATGGCTCGCGCCGGTGCAGGTGGTCGGCATCCCGATCCGCGACGACCACGCCGACTACCTGCAGGCGTTCGTCGAGCGGCTGCGCAAGGAGGGCATCCGGGCCGAGGTGGACTACTCCACCGACCGGATGCAGAAGAAGATCCGGACCGCTCAGCAGCAGAAGATCCCGTTCATGGCGATCGCCGGTGACGACGACGTGAACGGCGGGACCGTGTCGTTCCGGTACCGGGACGGCTCGCAGCGCAACGGCGTCTCGATCGACGAGGCCGTGGCGCACGTGGTCGAGGTGGTCCGGTCGCGGACCAACGCGGGGCCGTCCGCCGTCTGA
- a CDS encoding ADP-ribosylglycohydrolase family protein: protein MSFTLFPGTRLALACESLAGLSVGDALGAQYLMPGNKPSALLESRLPEPPWEWTDDTEEACCLVVTLAEGEFDRDAFAERLGRLHDPYRGYGPGAVVMLREIRDGLPWPIAAAAAFDGEGSCGNGAAMRAAPLGAWHADSLAHAAAQGARAAEVTHSHPEGIAGGVAVTVAAAMAAAGRLDGHRPEPAQFLRAVAAHTPAGLVREGLLEAAAITRADEAAHRLGAGARALAQDTVPFALWTAARHLDDYPAAIATCVTAGGDIDTTAAIAGGVVAAHTGLDGIPAEWLSAREPLPPWLASAGGE, encoded by the coding sequence ATGTCATTCACCCTCTTCCCCGGTACGCGTCTCGCGTTGGCATGCGAGAGCCTGGCCGGCCTCAGTGTCGGCGACGCCCTCGGAGCCCAGTACCTCATGCCCGGAAACAAGCCGTCCGCGCTGCTCGAGTCCCGGCTCCCGGAACCACCGTGGGAGTGGACCGACGACACCGAGGAAGCCTGCTGCCTGGTGGTGACGCTCGCCGAGGGCGAGTTCGACCGGGACGCCTTCGCGGAGAGGCTGGGACGCCTGCACGACCCGTACCGCGGTTACGGCCCCGGCGCCGTCGTGATGTTGCGCGAGATCCGCGACGGCCTGCCCTGGCCGATCGCCGCCGCGGCCGCCTTCGACGGCGAGGGCTCCTGCGGCAACGGCGCGGCGATGCGAGCCGCTCCGCTGGGCGCCTGGCACGCCGACTCGCTGGCGCACGCCGCGGCCCAGGGCGCCCGCGCCGCCGAGGTCACCCACTCCCACCCGGAAGGCATCGCCGGCGGCGTGGCGGTGACCGTCGCCGCGGCGATGGCGGCGGCCGGCCGCCTCGACGGCCACCGTCCCGAGCCCGCCCAGTTCCTCCGGGCCGTGGCCGCACACACCCCGGCCGGCCTGGTCCGCGAGGGCCTCCTCGAAGCAGCGGCGATCACCCGCGCCGACGAGGCGGCCCACCGGCTGGGCGCCGGCGCCCGGGCGCTCGCCCAGGACACCGTGCCGTTCGCCCTCTGGACCGCGGCCCGCCACCTCGACGACTACCCGGCCGCCATCGCCACCTGCGTCACCGCCGGCGGCGACATCGACACCACGGCCGCCATCGCCGGGGGAGTGGTCGCCGCGCACACCGGCCTCGACGGGATCCCGGCGGAGTGGCTCTCCGCCCGTGAGCCCCTGCCGCCGTGGCTGGCCTCAGCGGGCGGCGAATAA
- a CDS encoding response regulator transcription factor, with protein sequence MATVLLVEDDHVVRGAMLRSLADRGHAVHAVGTALEALRRVAAETPDLVVLDLGLPDLDGSDALRMLRGITDVPIIIATARDDEQTVVRLLRAGADDYMVKPFTGAHLDARIATVLRRVGRASRAAQPAVYEVGELRVDVGERSAMLGDQPLALTRKEFDLLAYLAARPGRVVSRRELLEEVWRQPSVGEDQTIDVHLYWLRRKLGESAAKPRYLRTVRGVGFRLVAPD encoded by the coding sequence ATGGCCACGGTGTTGCTCGTCGAAGACGATCATGTCGTGCGCGGCGCCATGCTTCGTTCGCTCGCCGACCGGGGGCATGCCGTGCACGCCGTCGGCACGGCTCTGGAGGCGCTGCGGCGGGTCGCCGCGGAGACGCCCGACCTGGTCGTGCTCGATCTCGGACTCCCCGATCTGGACGGTTCGGACGCGCTGCGCATGCTGCGCGGCATCACCGACGTGCCGATCATCATCGCCACCGCGCGCGACGACGAGCAGACCGTGGTGCGGCTGCTGCGGGCCGGCGCCGACGACTACATGGTCAAGCCGTTCACCGGCGCCCACCTGGACGCGCGAATAGCCACCGTGCTGCGGCGGGTGGGCCGGGCCAGCCGCGCCGCGCAACCGGCGGTCTACGAGGTGGGCGAGCTCCGGGTGGACGTCGGCGAGCGCAGCGCCATGCTCGGGGATCAGCCGCTCGCGCTGACCCGCAAGGAATTCGATCTGCTGGCGTACCTGGCTGCCCGCCCGGGCCGGGTGGTGTCCCGTCGTGAGCTGTTGGAGGAGGTATGGCGACAGCCATCGGTCGGCGAGGACCAGACCATCGACGTGCATTTGTACTGGCTTCGCCGGAAACTGGGCGAGTCCGCGGCGAAGCCCCGCTACCTGCGCACCGTGCGGGGGGTCGGATTCCGGTTGGTGGCGCCGGACTGA
- a CDS encoding HAMP domain-containing sensor histidine kinase, whose amino-acid sequence MRLAYITAATTAVAALVFLVPLGWGLRNDHRDAAIAAAKERASAVAGAITAGADAKGVAAARRLAGGDTVIHTPGIAPAAGGRAGAAQIDAATQASGPIEATVDGGMVVLRYSPAGGKHSVVEAFIPAAELNKDTARDWWLLLGLAVFLVGGSVVVVDRLARGAVSSARNLVDAALAVGSGDLDVRITPSGPRELAEAGYAFNRMADRLVTSRTDERELVADLSHRLRTPLTALRLDAEALDPDDTQVGDFSAAELDRRRGIRRIRTAITTLEDEVNHLINTTRQAVAAQVAAPEDGLCDASEVVRERMMFWSALAGDQDREYRVVGAHLRIPVPVARAELAAALDAVLGNVFRYTPQGTAFEVGLSRRDGWVALRVDDAGPGIADPEQALRRGQSNQGSTGLGLDIARRVAQATGGSVSLDRAAMGGASVVMLLADADATPKTPSRFGLVGRGRLAAAKDPGRRRWQRGRE is encoded by the coding sequence TTGCGGCTGGCCTACATCACGGCCGCCACCACCGCCGTCGCCGCGCTCGTCTTCCTCGTCCCGCTCGGCTGGGGCCTGCGCAACGACCACCGGGACGCCGCGATCGCCGCGGCGAAGGAACGCGCCTCGGCGGTGGCCGGCGCGATCACCGCGGGCGCCGACGCGAAAGGCGTGGCCGCCGCGCGCCGGCTGGCCGGCGGCGACACGGTGATCCACACGCCGGGCATCGCGCCGGCCGCCGGTGGCCGGGCCGGCGCCGCCCAGATCGACGCCGCGACGCAGGCGTCCGGGCCGATCGAGGCGACGGTGGACGGCGGGATGGTCGTCCTGCGGTACTCCCCGGCCGGCGGCAAGCACTCGGTGGTCGAGGCGTTCATCCCGGCCGCGGAGCTGAACAAGGACACCGCCCGTGACTGGTGGCTGCTGCTCGGTCTCGCGGTGTTCCTGGTCGGCGGCTCGGTCGTGGTGGTGGACCGGCTGGCCCGGGGTGCCGTCAGCTCCGCCCGCAATCTGGTGGACGCGGCCCTCGCGGTCGGGTCCGGTGACCTGGACGTGCGGATAACGCCGTCCGGGCCGCGGGAGCTCGCCGAGGCCGGGTACGCGTTCAACCGGATGGCCGATCGTCTGGTCACCTCGCGGACCGACGAGCGGGAACTGGTCGCCGACCTGTCGCACCGGCTGCGCACCCCGCTGACCGCCCTGCGGCTGGACGCCGAGGCGCTCGACCCGGACGACACGCAGGTCGGTGACTTCTCCGCCGCCGAGCTGGACCGCCGTCGTGGCATCCGGCGCATCCGCACCGCGATCACGACCCTCGAGGACGAGGTCAACCACCTGATCAACACGACCCGCCAGGCGGTCGCGGCGCAGGTGGCCGCCCCGGAGGACGGGCTCTGCGACGCCAGCGAGGTGGTCCGGGAGCGGATGATGTTCTGGTCCGCGCTCGCCGGCGACCAGGACCGGGAGTACCGGGTGGTCGGCGCGCACCTGCGGATCCCGGTGCCGGTGGCCCGGGCCGAGCTGGCGGCCGCGCTGGACGCGGTGCTCGGCAACGTGTTCCGCTACACCCCGCAGGGCACCGCGTTCGAGGTGGGTCTCTCCCGCCGGGACGGCTGGGTGGCGCTGCGGGTGGACGACGCCGGGCCGGGGATCGCCGACCCGGAGCAGGCGCTGCGGCGCGGGCAGAGCAATCAGGGCTCGACCGGCCTGGGCCTGGACATCGCCCGCCGGGTGGCGCAGGCCACCGGCGGCTCGGTGAGCCTGGACCGGGCCGCGATGGGTGGCGCGAGCGTGGTGATGCTGCTCGCCGACGCGGACGCGACACCGAAGACACCGAGCAGGTTCGGGCTGGTCGGGCGGGGCCGGCTGGCTGCGGCGAAGGATCCGGGACGGCGGCGCTGGCAACGAGGACGGGAATGA
- a CDS encoding RICIN domain-containing protein: MSAHRRPAFRGSPPGRRRAAGDNSRRGTRSAAFRLLPVALGLALLGVGGVVGPSVIGVTPADDRDRFALSALPADAPEEGLVYSGLKLASAGSLCSGNYLLYEQTCTHGPDAAPAGLAVRRDVAPVTESPARQVSAVRRETGAVPLDAEIARDEGGSALTADAPALIPDAAPGQADFILGPEDVACSGDGRSGKRVQLLYLYESATASRYAKFLTSFRTWAAGVDAIYDASAGETGGSRHIRYVTTPECRVDVAEVQLPDDSLRSFTSTIESLRDLGYNRTDRKYLMFSDTNVYCGISSYVADTRPTRGNRNNGGPSYARVDAGCWGSVMAAHELTHTLGAVLIDSPNSTGAGSCTDDHDLLCGADRSGKPMRAVCPKTNEIRLDCGHDDYFSTNPQRGSYLDTHWNVALSDFLLRSDGGDDIPDAPRAVTPQPAEQQPEPPAPSVPVSPSPSAASAEPSVAPSVQVPSSAPPSPSPSVSPSAEPEPSVEQNTAPALPELEAVAHTVAPSAPAGPDGDAERGAPAESPGTTNDGVQAVLEIREPTSTSVRLTWSSAADDANYQVSVGGKPVATTKATRARLIGLKPDAKYVVEVRNRKLGYVAKGTAITAPAARPVQNSWFVLTNSLTGGAADLYAARDTDGTPLTLGDQDGGAQQQWQLVPAEDGTYSLVSRASNRCAVALGGRPVAGAPLVQGDCYAADGARWTLQASDYGFTVRSTSDDLVIGVGAQRFGAHRVLVLQQDTGQRHQSWTAVPD, from the coding sequence GTGTCCGCGCATCGCCGGCCAGCGTTCCGCGGGTCGCCTCCGGGGCGACGCCGCGCGGCAGGCGACAACAGCCGCAGGGGAACACGCTCCGCAGCGTTCCGGCTCCTTCCGGTAGCCCTCGGCCTGGCCCTGCTCGGCGTCGGCGGCGTCGTCGGCCCCAGCGTCATCGGCGTCACGCCGGCGGACGACCGGGACCGGTTCGCGCTCTCCGCGCTGCCGGCCGACGCGCCCGAGGAGGGTCTGGTCTACAGCGGTCTCAAGCTCGCCTCGGCCGGCTCGCTCTGCTCCGGCAACTACCTGCTCTACGAGCAGACCTGCACGCACGGCCCGGACGCGGCCCCGGCCGGCCTGGCGGTGCGCCGCGACGTGGCCCCGGTGACCGAGAGCCCGGCCCGTCAGGTCAGCGCGGTGCGGCGGGAGACCGGCGCGGTGCCGCTGGACGCCGAGATCGCCCGGGACGAGGGCGGCAGCGCGCTGACCGCCGACGCTCCCGCGCTGATCCCGGACGCGGCGCCGGGCCAGGCCGACTTCATCCTGGGCCCGGAGGACGTGGCCTGCTCCGGCGACGGCCGCAGCGGCAAGCGGGTCCAGCTGCTCTACCTCTACGAGTCGGCCACCGCCAGCCGGTACGCGAAGTTCCTCACCTCGTTCCGGACCTGGGCCGCCGGTGTCGACGCGATCTACGACGCCAGCGCCGGGGAGACCGGCGGCTCCCGCCACATCCGGTACGTGACCACGCCGGAGTGCCGGGTCGACGTCGCCGAGGTGCAGCTGCCGGACGACTCGCTGCGCTCGTTCACCAGCACCATCGAGTCCCTGCGCGACCTCGGCTACAACCGGACCGACCGCAAGTACCTGATGTTCTCCGACACGAACGTCTACTGCGGCATCTCCTCGTACGTGGCGGACACCCGCCCCACTCGCGGCAACCGCAACAACGGCGGGCCGTCGTACGCGCGGGTCGACGCCGGCTGCTGGGGCTCCGTGATGGCCGCCCACGAGCTGACCCACACGCTCGGCGCGGTGCTCATCGACTCGCCGAACTCGACCGGCGCGGGCAGCTGCACCGACGACCACGACCTGCTCTGCGGCGCCGACCGGTCGGGCAAGCCGATGCGTGCCGTCTGCCCGAAGACCAACGAGATCCGGCTGGACTGCGGGCACGACGACTACTTCAGCACCAATCCGCAGCGGGGCAGCTATCTGGACACCCACTGGAACGTGGCGCTGAGCGACTTCCTGCTGCGCAGCGACGGCGGCGACGACATCCCGGACGCGCCCCGCGCGGTGACGCCGCAGCCCGCCGAGCAGCAGCCGGAGCCCCCCGCGCCGTCCGTGCCCGTCTCGCCGTCGCCGTCGGCCGCCAGCGCCGAGCCCAGCGTGGCGCCGAGCGTGCAGGTGCCCTCGTCGGCGCCGCCCTCGCCGTCACCGAGCGTCTCGCCGAGCGCGGAGCCCGAGCCCAGCGTCGAGCAGAACACCGCCCCGGCGCTGCCCGAGCTGGAAGCCGTCGCGCACACGGTCGCCCCGAGCGCGCCGGCCGGCCCGGACGGCGACGCCGAGCGGGGCGCACCGGCCGAGTCACCGGGCACCACGAACGACGGAGTCCAGGCGGTCCTGGAGATCCGCGAGCCGACCAGCACGTCGGTCCGTCTGACCTGGAGCTCCGCCGCCGACGACGCGAACTACCAGGTGTCGGTCGGCGGGAAGCCGGTGGCGACCACGAAGGCGACGCGGGCCCGGCTGATCGGCCTCAAGCCGGACGCGAAGTACGTCGTGGAGGTTCGCAACCGCAAGCTCGGCTACGTCGCCAAGGGCACCGCGATCACCGCCCCGGCGGCCCGCCCGGTGCAGAACTCCTGGTTCGTGCTGACCAACTCGCTGACCGGCGGGGCGGCCGACCTGTACGCGGCCCGCGACACCGACGGCACCCCGCTCACCCTGGGCGACCAGGACGGCGGCGCGCAGCAGCAGTGGCAGCTGGTGCCCGCGGAGGACGGCACGTACTCGCTGGTCTCCCGGGCCAGCAACCGGTGCGCGGTGGCCCTGGGCGGGCGGCCGGTCGCCGGCGCCCCGCTGGTGCAGGGCGACTGTTACGCGGCCGACGGCGCCCGATGGACGCTGCAGGCCTCCGATTACGGCTTCACGGTTCGCAGCACCAGCGATGACCTGGTGATCGGCGTGGGCGCGCAGCGTTTCGGCGCGCACCGGGTGCTGGTGCTGCAGCAGGACACCGGCCAGCGCCACCAGAGCTGGACGGCCGTGCCCGACTGA
- a CDS encoding adenosine deaminase gives MTDLTGFIAGLPKAELHVHHVGSASPRIVAELAARHEGSSPVPADPDRLAEYFEFRDFAHFIEVYLSVVDLIRDAEDVRLLTYEIGRELARQQVRYAELTITPYSSVRRGIPAPAFCEAIEDARTGAARDFGVNLRWCFDIPGEAGLVSAEETLRIALEERPDGLISFGLGGPEIGVPRPQFKPYFDKARAAGLHSVPHAGETTGPETVWDAVRELGAERIGHGIAAAQDERLMAYLAEHGIPLEVCPTSNLRTRAVASLDEHPIARLVAAGVPISVNSDDPPMFGTTLEQEYAVAARLLGLDRDGVTELARAAVRHSFLDDAGKSALISEIDAYRETYG, from the coding sequence TTGACCGACCTGACCGGATTCATCGCCGGACTGCCCAAGGCCGAGCTGCACGTGCACCACGTCGGCTCGGCCTCGCCCCGGATCGTCGCCGAGCTGGCGGCACGGCACGAGGGCAGCTCGCCCGTGCCGGCCGATCCGGACCGGCTCGCCGAGTACTTCGAGTTCCGCGACTTCGCGCACTTCATCGAGGTCTACCTGAGCGTGGTGGACCTGATCCGCGACGCCGAGGACGTCCGGCTGCTCACCTACGAGATCGGCCGGGAGCTCGCCCGCCAGCAGGTGCGCTACGCGGAGCTCACCATCACGCCGTACTCGAGCGTGCGCCGGGGCATCCCCGCGCCGGCGTTCTGCGAGGCGATCGAGGACGCCCGCACCGGCGCGGCCCGGGACTTCGGCGTGAACCTGCGCTGGTGCTTCGACATCCCCGGCGAGGCGGGCCTGGTCTCGGCCGAGGAGACGCTCCGGATCGCCCTGGAGGAACGCCCCGACGGGCTGATCAGTTTCGGTCTGGGCGGGCCGGAGATCGGGGTGCCGAGGCCGCAGTTCAAGCCGTACTTCGACAAGGCCCGGGCGGCCGGCCTGCACAGCGTCCCGCACGCCGGCGAGACCACCGGGCCGGAGACGGTCTGGGACGCCGTCCGCGAGCTCGGTGCCGAGCGGATCGGGCACGGCATCGCCGCGGCGCAGGACGAGCGGCTGATGGCGTACCTGGCGGAGCACGGCATCCCGCTGGAGGTCTGCCCGACCTCGAACCTGCGGACCCGGGCGGTCGCCTCCCTCGACGAGCACCCGATCGCCCGGCTCGTCGCCGCCGGCGTGCCGATCAGCGTCAACTCCGACGACCCGCCGATGTTCGGGACCACCCTGGAGCAGGAGTACGCGGTCGCCGCCCGCCTGCTCGGCCTGGACCGCGACGGCGTGACCGAACTGGCCCGTGCCGCGGTCCGGCACAGCTTCCTGGACGACGCCGGCAAGTCGGCGCTGATCAGCGAGATCGACGCGTACCGCGAGACCTACGGGTAG
- a CDS encoding methyltransferase domain-containing protein translates to MWDPAVYQRFGSERSRPFFDLVQRIGAEAPRAVVDLGCGTGELTRTLGVRWPDARITGIDSSPEMIAAAPEGFALGDIAAWQPGPDTDVVVTNAALQWVPEHRELLPRWFAALPAGAWFAMQVPGNFDSPGHRVVRDLAPDLHREDPVDDAATYARQLIAAGAAVDAWETTYLHLLPFEGEHPVVRWMEGTALRPVRAALGDEEWQSFRAEFAARIAVVHPVRDGLVAFPFRRIFVVAHKGGA, encoded by the coding sequence ATGTGGGATCCCGCCGTCTACCAGCGTTTCGGCTCGGAGCGGTCCCGGCCGTTCTTCGACCTGGTCCAGCGCATCGGCGCGGAGGCACCGCGCGCCGTCGTCGACCTCGGATGCGGGACCGGTGAGCTCACCCGCACCCTCGGCGTGCGATGGCCGGACGCCCGGATCACCGGCATCGACTCGTCACCCGAGATGATCGCCGCGGCTCCGGAGGGCTTCGCGCTGGGCGACATCGCCGCCTGGCAGCCCGGGCCGGACACCGACGTCGTCGTGACGAACGCGGCGCTGCAGTGGGTGCCGGAGCACCGTGAGCTGCTGCCTCGGTGGTTCGCCGCGCTGCCGGCAGGCGCCTGGTTCGCGATGCAGGTGCCCGGCAACTTCGACAGCCCCGGCCACCGGGTTGTCCGCGACCTGGCCCCGGATCTGCACCGGGAGGACCCGGTCGACGACGCGGCGACCTACGCGCGGCAGCTGATCGCGGCCGGCGCCGCCGTCGACGCGTGGGAGACCACGTACCTGCACCTGCTGCCGTTCGAGGGCGAGCATCCGGTGGTGCGCTGGATGGAGGGGACCGCGCTGCGCCCGGTGCGCGCGGCCCTCGGCGACGAGGAGTGGCAGTCGTTCCGGGCGGAGTTCGCGGCGCGGATCGCGGTCGTGCATCCGGTACGGGACGGCCTCGTGGCGTTCCCCTTCCGCCGTATCTTCGTGGTGGCCCACAAAGGTGGCGCCTAG
- a CDS encoding aldo/keto reductase, which translates to MENRDFRRMGRSASVVGLGAWQLGADWGQVSEADAHATLQAAVDAGVTFIDTADVYGDGRSEQIVGSFVKDKPGLTVATKMGRRLPQEPANYTLDNFRAWTDRSRANLGVETLDLVQLHCPPTPVFSSDEVFDALDTLVQEKRIAAYGVSVEKVEEALTAIARPGLASVQIILNAFRLKPLERVLPAAAEAGVGIIARVPLASGLLSGRYDESTTFAADDHRNYNRHGESFDVGETFSGVDFRVGLEAVSRLRPLVPAGATMAQFAIRWIIDQPGVTVVIPGARNPEQARANAAAADLAPLTPETREMITAVYDELIRPQVHDKW; encoded by the coding sequence GTGGAAAACCGAGATTTTCGCAGGATGGGACGGTCCGCCTCGGTGGTCGGGCTGGGCGCCTGGCAGCTCGGCGCCGACTGGGGCCAGGTGAGCGAGGCCGACGCGCACGCGACCCTGCAGGCCGCCGTCGACGCGGGCGTCACCTTCATCGACACCGCCGATGTGTACGGTGACGGCCGCAGCGAGCAGATCGTCGGCTCGTTCGTGAAGGACAAGCCCGGTCTCACCGTCGCCACCAAGATGGGCCGCCGCCTTCCCCAGGAGCCGGCCAACTACACCCTCGACAACTTCCGGGCCTGGACCGACAGGTCCCGCGCGAACCTCGGGGTGGAGACCCTCGACCTGGTTCAGCTGCACTGCCCGCCCACCCCGGTCTTCAGCAGTGACGAGGTGTTCGACGCGCTCGACACCCTGGTCCAGGAGAAGCGGATCGCGGCGTACGGCGTGAGCGTCGAGAAGGTCGAGGAGGCGCTCACCGCGATCGCCCGCCCCGGCCTCGCCAGCGTGCAGATCATCCTCAACGCGTTCCGGCTCAAGCCCCTGGAGCGGGTGCTGCCGGCCGCCGCCGAGGCCGGTGTCGGCATCATCGCCCGGGTCCCGCTCGCGAGCGGCCTGCTCTCCGGGCGGTACGACGAGAGCACCACCTTCGCGGCCGACGACCACCGCAACTACAACCGGCACGGCGAGTCGTTCGACGTCGGCGAGACGTTCTCCGGTGTGGACTTCCGGGTCGGCCTGGAAGCGGTCAGCCGGCTGCGCCCGCTCGTGCCGGCCGGCGCGACGATGGCGCAATTCGCGATCCGCTGGATCATCGATCAGCCCGGCGTGACCGTGGTGATCCCCGGTGCGCGTAACCCGGAACAGGCCCGCGCCAACGCGGCCGCCGCCGATCTCGCTCCGCTTACGCCGGAAACCCGAGAAATGATCACCGCAGTCTACGATGAGTTGATTCGCCCCCAGGTGCACGACAAATGGTGA
- a CDS encoding cold-shock protein — protein sequence MAQGTVKWFNADKGFGFITVDGGGADVFVHFSAIQTSGYRTLEENQRVEFEIAQGQKGPQAEQVRPL from the coding sequence ATGGCGCAAGGAACCGTGAAGTGGTTCAACGCAGACAAGGGCTTCGGCTTCATCACCGTCGACGGCGGGGGTGCTGACGTGTTCGTCCACTTCTCGGCCATCCAGACGAGCGGTTACCGCACTCTGGAGGAGAACCAGCGGGTTGAGTTCGAGATCGCCCAGGGTCAGAAGGGCCCGCAGGCGGAGCAGGTTCGCCCGCTCTGA
- a CDS encoding DUF4235 domain-containing protein, with protein MAGKLEKVALKPVNIALGFAAGTLAGVLFKQAWKVVSGDDDAPDAGDEDRGWGEILAAAAIQGAIFAVVKAAVHRGGAISTRKLTGHWPD; from the coding sequence ATGGCGGGCAAACTGGAGAAGGTCGCGTTGAAACCGGTCAACATCGCGCTGGGCTTCGCGGCCGGCACGCTTGCCGGCGTGCTGTTCAAGCAGGCCTGGAAAGTGGTGTCCGGCGACGACGACGCCCCGGACGCGGGCGACGAGGACCGCGGCTGGGGCGAGATCCTCGCGGCGGCCGCGATCCAGGGTGCGATCTTCGCGGTGGTGAAGGCGGCGGTCCATCGTGGCGGCGCGATCAGCACCCGCAAACTGACCGGGCACTGGCCTGACTAG